In Intestinibacillus sp. Marseille-P6563, a single genomic region encodes these proteins:
- a CDS encoding ABC transporter ATP-binding protein: MPILQTTDLKKYYGEKPNITKALDGVSLSVEHGEFVAIVGTSGSGKSTLLNMIGGLDVPTSGKVIVDGKDLSTLKDEQLTIFRRRKIGFIFQNYNLVPVLNVYENIVLPVELDGDQVDKNYMQEVVRMLGLEDRLNNMPNNLSGGQQQRVAIARALVSKPAIVLADEPTGNLDSRTSSDVLGLLKVSSQKFHQTLVMITHNNEIAQLADRIVRIEDGKISE, from the coding sequence ATGCCTATTTTACAGACAACAGATTTAAAAAAATACTATGGTGAAAAACCGAACATTACAAAGGCGCTGGACGGCGTTTCCCTTTCAGTGGAACATGGGGAATTTGTCGCCATTGTCGGCACATCCGGCAGCGGTAAATCCACGCTGCTGAACATGATCGGCGGTTTGGATGTCCCTACTTCCGGCAAGGTCATTGTGGATGGAAAAGACCTGTCCACCCTGAAAGACGAGCAGCTTACTATTTTCCGCAGACGGAAAATCGGCTTTATCTTTCAGAACTACAATCTTGTCCCTGTCCTCAATGTCTATGAAAACATTGTTCTGCCGGTGGAATTGGACGGCGATCAGGTGGACAAAAACTATATGCAGGAAGTTGTTCGGATGTTGGGCCTGGAAGATAGGCTGAACAATATGCCGAATAATCTCTCCGGCGGCCAGCAGCAGCGCGTGGCGATTGCACGCGCTCTGGTATCGAAACCGGCGATTGTGCTGGCGGACGAGCCGACGGGCAACCTTGACAGCCGGACAAGCAGTGATGTTCTTGGCCTGCTGAAAGTAAGCAGCCAGAAATTTCACCAGACCCTTGTAATGATTACCCATAACAACGAGATCGCCCAGCTCGCGGATCGGATCGTCCGTATTGAGGATGGGAAAATTTCTGAATGA